Proteins encoded by one window of Acinonyx jubatus isolate Ajub_Pintada_27869175 chromosome X, VMU_Ajub_asm_v1.0, whole genome shotgun sequence:
- the MXRA5 gene encoding matrix-remodeling-associated protein 5 has translation MPSSRARWPALSVVLILLWGHPPAALACPHPCACYVPSEVHCTFRSLASVPAGISKHVERINLGFNSIQALSETSFAGLSKLELLMIHGNDIPSIPDGALRDLSSLQVFKFSYNKLRVITAQTLQGLWSLTRVHIDHNKIEFIHPQAFNGLTSLRLLHLEGNKLQQLHPGTFSTFTFLDYFRLSTIRHLYLADNMITTLPTGMLQNMPLLENLYLHGNPWSCDCKMKGFLEWDARSKGTLKCKKDKAYEGGQLCATCSSPRRLYKQEIHKLKDITCLKPSIESPLRQNMTRNSEEDQEQEEDGDGQLSLERFQSPPWNISLNMTDEHGNTVNLVCDIRKPTDVYKIHLNQTDPQEIDINATVALDFECPMTRENYEKLWKLIAYYSEVPVRLNRELMLGKDPKVSYQYRQDANDDALYYTGVRAHILAEPEWVMQPSIDIQLNRRQSTAKKVLLAYHSHYSLTVPAKEARQSRSRSWVMIEPSRAVHTAQIVLEGDPCQLSCNVKASESPSISWVLPDGSVLKAPVEDQHGKFSIVTSGWLRIRSTEQSDSGLYQCIAQVRDEVDQMVYRVFVQPPATQPPDGHALTIPKNVGEPAMLPCSALAVPEAQLSWILPNKRIINNLANTSHASVLADGTLSIPKVQVSDGGYYRCVAVNRQGADHFAVGVTVSRKGSGRSSKKGRHPAGKTLSRVPGDVVEDEGGSGVGDGESTSRRFLHAKDQEELLKTKDDAVAGGKKTKKGRRKLKPWKNSEKEPETNIAEGRRVFESRRRINMANKQINPEHWADILARVRGKNLPKGTEIPRVIKTTTPPSVGPEATPLLPAVAPPSVGEEGPARTTTSAEETSADAFPFGEDDQVSGTVSSTRMGPDSGHDGVIVAEPKVTSTHLEEFIDHDFSKTEDTTPTQVDPKWATANVLISIPYESSPTLQTLHTVYEEPTNENTGTESWPAGDVGSVPEPTSNGYESPLGAIALAESETVSYVYPDVEADSQPDEENRKELAFDHFTPTPIVWVDDSRTSEPLDSVPLGEPAVQRQGHPRRQTDNTQLVEGASSTQGNPLIEKGTEENSQTPQEGDVPERDPTNSGDPKSMGKRVKSTPPLDSAPGVMNGITPSEHPSDTTLGALFDKDPTTVTAAMPTTKATSAWGPATHPSRKRPNGRKRLRAHRFRHRHKQTPPTTFAPTETFSTPPTQVPEAKVPEHVESSPVPTSWIGHTVGVPKQVQMEKQAEPVPKGTPRRKHGKRPNKHWHSTSTVSFPTSASTPSPSPENKHKNVIVPSPENPLLSTTISLTTGDPRERTTMEDSMTTTTKRHLSPNKLQEAIPVTYKPISDRKEMTNYGVTNISEHKTDNPVPDDPLSNAASPSGSEVSTVGDFQEESAPSSFPGTSHWNPPGTAWPGKPQTDIPVTSSVETLTNSPFLKRSEDMGFPSEFPPSVTASTLFQPEEAVVSTPLLSTKVEPSSTEAETTTGAHDHRETTPAAITLWNPASTPAPAEGTAFPFLATTLESLAQTLTEPTSLSSRTPPLTDSKENVFLNYVGSPETKAAPVNNGGTQHVLRPHDLSTPSSNQNKFNLTPKQELGKEAFDGKTQNSLPRGPDGKAGRVQLFHQPARVPSKPIPPRGTVRPPHVATEGSFRYFVTLQPPRHLTNKPEITAYPSRALPENEHFTTPRLPSTTSPMVSAQKPKPRLPSKFTDQGMDRFSANPKVFGNNNIPDLREPGGKLPSSSVPHYPNGRFPFFFNRTLSFPQLGVTLKPQTPTSPAPGVREKKVNPGPYNRIHSQSIIHMDFGPPAPPLLHPPRATGPPSTNAQNIPVVYSTRSSVPNVVSSGQPSRSFHQTSSKLFSAGGPPASKFWTHGEKPQIITKSPQTVSVTAETDAMFPCEATGKPTPFITWTKVSTGALMTPNTRLQRFEVLQNGTFVIRKVQVQDRGRYMCTAKNLHGADRMVVLLSVTVQQPQILASHYQDVTVYLGDTIAMECLAKGTPAPQISWIFPDRRVWQTVSPVEGRVTLHENRTLSIKDASFSDRGVYQCVASNAAGADSLAVRLHVAALPPVIHQEKLENISLPPGLSIHIHCTAKAAPLPSVRWVLWDGTQIRPSQFINGNLFVFPNGTLYIRNLAPEDTGRYECVAANVVGSARRLVQLTVQRAAANARITGTSPRSTDVRYGATLRLDCSASGDPWPRILWRLPSKRTMHSLFSFDTRIKVFANGTLVVKSVTDKDAGDYLCVARNKVGDDFVVLKVNVVMRPAKIEHKEENDHKVFYGGDLKVDCVATGLPNPEISWSLPDGSLVNSFMQSDDGGGRTKRYVVFNNGTLYFNEVGMREEGDYTCFAENQVGKDEMTVRVKVVTEPAAIRNKTYTVVQVPYGDVVTVACEAKGEPTPRVTWLSPANRLIPASSDKYHIYQDGTLLIQKAQRSDSGNYTCVVRNSAGEDRKTVWIHVNVRSPTINGNPNAITTVREIAAGGSRKLIDCQAEGIPTPRVLWAFPEGVVLPAPYYGNRITIHRNGTLDIRSLRKSDSVQLACIGRNEGGEARLIVQLTVLDPVEKPVFHDPVSEKITAMAGHTISLNCSAAGTPTPTLLWVLPNGTELPSGQQLHRFYHKGDGMLHISGLSSVDAGAYRCVARNSAGYTERLVSLKVGLKPEVSNQYHNLVSIINGETLQLHCTPPGGRSARLSWTLPNTMLLEGPQTRGRFSLWENGTLTVRDASVFDRGTYVCKVDTEYGPSVMNFPVIVIAYPPRITSEPTPVIYTRPGNTIKINCMAMGIPKAEITWDLPDKSHLTAGAQARLYGNRFLHPQGSLTIQQATHRDAGFYKCTAKNILGTDSKTTYIHVY, from the exons atttaatagTATACAGGCTTTGTCAGAAACCTCATTTGCGGGACTGAGCAAGTTGGAGCTGCTTATGATTCATGGCAACGACATCCCCAGCATCCCCGACGGGGCTTTAAGAGACCTCAGCTCTCTCCAG GTTTTCAAGTTCAGCTACAATAAGCTGCGTGTGATCACGGCTCAGACCCTGCAGGGGCTGTGGAGCTTGACGAGGGTGCACATTGACCACAACAAGATCGAATTCATCCACCCACAAGCTTTCAATGGCCTAACCTCCCTAAGGCTGCTCCACTTAGAAGGAAACAAGTTGCAGCAGCTACACCCTGGCACGTTCTCCACGTTCACGTTTCTGGATTATTTCAGACTCTCCACCATCAGACACCTCTACCTAGCGGACAACATGATTACGACTCTCCCCACGGGGATGCTTCAGAACATGCCTCTTCTGGAGAATCTTTACCTGCATGGGAATCCGTGGTCGTGTGACTGCAAGATGAAGGGGTTTCTGGAATGGGACGCCAGATCCAAAG GGACTCTGAAGTGCAAAAAGGACAAAGCCTATGAAGGTGGTCAGCTATGCGCCACGTGCTCCAGTCCCCGAAGATTGTACAAGCAAGAGATTCACAAGTTGAAGGACATTACTTGTCTGAAGCCTTCCATAGAGTCCCCTCTGAGACAGAACATGACCAGGAACAGCGAGGAAGACCAGGAACAAGAAGAAGACGGTGATGGCCAGCTGTCCCTGGAGAGGTTTCAATCCCCCCCGTGGAACATCTCTTTGAATATGACCGATGAGCACGGGAACACAGTGAACTTGGTCTGTGACATCAGGAAGCCAACGGACGTGTACAAAATCCACCTGAACCAGACAGATCCCCAAGAGATTGATATAAATGCAACGGTTGCTTTGGACTTTGAGTGTCCCATGACTCGGGAAAACTATGAGAAGCTGTGGAAACTGATCGCGTATTACAGTGAGGTCCCTGTGAGGCTAAACCGAGAGCTCATGCTCGGCAAAGACCCCAAGGTCAGCTACCAGTACAGGCAAGACGCCAATGACGATGCCCTTTACTACACGGGTGTCAGAGCCCACATTCTTGCAGAACCAGAATGGGTCATGCAGCCGTCCATAGATATCCAACTCAACCGACGTCAGAGTACGGCCAAAAAGGTGCTGCTAGCCTATCATTCCCACTATTCGTTAACAGTGCCCGCCAAAGAGGCCAGGCAGTCTCGGAGCAGAAGCTGGGTCATGATCGAACCCAGCCGAGCAGTGCACACAGCCCAGATCGTCTTGGAAGGGGATCCGTGCCAGCTAAGCTGTAACGTGAAGGCTTCTGAGAGTCCATCCATCTCCTGGGTGCTCCCGGATGGCTCCGTGCTGAAAGCACCCGTGGAGGACCAGCATGGCAAGTTCTCCATCGTCACCAGCGGCTGGCTGAGGATCAGATCAACAGAGCAGTCAGACTCGGGTTTGTACCAGTGCATCGCCCAGGTGAGGGATGAAGTGGACCAGATGGTGTACAGGGTCTTTGTGCAACCACCTGCCACTCAGCCTCCCGACGGACATGCACTGACAATTCCAAAGAACGTAGGGGAGCCTGCGATGCTGCCTTGCAGTGCGCTGGCCGTACCCGAAGCCCAGCTCAGTTGGATCCTTCCAAACAAAAGGATAATAAACAATCTGGCTAACACGTCACATGCATCCGTGTTGGCAGACGGAACTCTTTCCATCCCAAAGGTCCAAGTCAGTGATGGCGGTTACTACAGATGTGTGGCTGTCAACCGGCAAGGGGCAGATCATTTTGCCGTGGGGGTCACCGTGAGTAGGAAAGGATCTGGCCGGTCATCCAAAAAAGGCAGACACCCAGCTGGGAAGACTCTTTCCAGAGTGCCAGGAGATGTCGTAGAGGACGAAGGTGGTTCAGGCGTAGGAGACGGAGAGAGCACTTCACGGAGATTTCTACATGCAAAGGACCAAGAGGAGCTCCTCAAAACAAAGGACGATGCCGTCGCTGGAGGTAAGAAAACCAAGAAAGGGCGAAGAAAACTCAAACCCTGGaagaattctgaaaaagaacCAGAGACGAACATCGCAGAAGGTCGCAGAGTGTTTGAGTCCAGACGAAGGATAAATATGGCAAACAAACAGATTAATCCAGAGCACTGGGCAGACATTTTAGCCAGAGTACGTGGGAAAAATCTCCCTAAGGGAACCGAGATACCCCGGGTCATTAAAACCACCACTCCCCCATCCGTGGGTCCGGAGGCGACGCCCCTTCTGCCTGCTGTCGCTCCCCCCTCGGTAGGGGAGGAGGGTCCTGCACGGACCACAACCAGTGCTGAAGAAACCTCGGCAGATGCATTTCCATTTGGTGAGGACGATCAGGTTTCCGGCACTGTGTCCTCAACCAGGATGGGACCGGACAGTGGACACGATGGAGTGATTGTCGCTGAACCCAAAGTGACAAGCACGCATCTGGAAGAATTTATTGACCATGACTTTTCTAAGACTGAGGATACAACTCCCACTCAAGTTGACCCAAAGTGGGCTACCGCCAATGTACTGATTTCCATCCCTTATGAATCTTCTCCTACTCTCCAGACCCTGCACACGGTCTACGAAGAGCCCACCAATGAAAACACAGGCACAGAGAGCTGGCCTGCAGGAGATGTTGGGTCCGTGCCAGAGCCTACGTCAAATGGGTATGAGTCTCCACTGGGTGCCATCGCCTTGGCTGAGTCTGAGACTGTGTCCTACGTTTACCCAGATGTGGAGGCTGACtcacagccagatgaagagaacAGGAAAGAATTGGCTTTCGATCACTTTACGCCAACCCCCATCGTGTGGGTTGATGACTCCAGGACATCTGAGCCATTAGATAGTGTCCCATTAGGGGAGCCAGCTGTCCAACGACAAGGACATCCACGGAGACAAACAGACAACACCCAGCTTGTGGAAGGTGCTTCAAGCACTCAGGGAAACCCGCTGATTGAAAAGGGCACAGAGGAGAATTCTCAGACACCGCAGGAAGGAGATGTGCCCGAGAGAGACCCCACAAACTCCGGAGATCCTAAGAGTATGGGAAAGCGAGTCAAATCTACCCCTCCGCTGGACTCTGCCCCCGGAGTGATGAATGGCATCACTCCCTCGGAACATCCCAGCGACACCACACTGGGTGCTCTCTTTGACAAGGACCCCACCACGGTAACAGCAGCGATGCCAACCACAAAGGCCACTTCGGCTTGGGGGCCGGCCACTCACCCTTCTCGAAAGAGACCCAACGGGAGGAAGAGATTACGCGCCCACAGATTCCGACACAGGCATAAACAAACCCCGCCCACGACTTTCGCCCCGACGGAGACTTTTTCTACTCCACCTACTCAAGTACCTGAGGCTAAGGTTCCAGAGCACGTGGAGAGTTCACCGGTGCCGACATCTTGGATTGGCCACACAGTTGGGGTCCCCAAGCAGGTGCAAATGGAGAAGCAGGCAGAACCAGTACCCAAAGGAACCCCAAGAAGGAAACACGGGAAGAGGCCAAATAAACATTGGCATTCCACTTCTACGGTGAGCTTTCCCACGTCTGCCTCGACACCCAGCCCTTCCCCAGAAAACAAGCATAAAAATGTCATTGTCCCCAGTCCAGAAAATCCACTCTTATCTACAACCATTTCTCTGACAACTGGGGACCCACGTGAGAGGACTACCATGGAAGATTCTATGACAACCACCACAAAAAGACACTTGTCACCCAATAAACTCCAGGAGGCCATTCCAGTCACCTATAAACCTATATCGGACAGAAAGGAAATGACGAATTATGGTGTCACAAACATCAGTGAGCATAAAACGGACAACCCAGTCCCTGATGACCCCTTGAGTAATGCTGCATCACCTTCTGGCTCTGAGGTCTCCACTGTGGGAGACTTTCAGGAGGAATCTGCTCCGTCTAGCTTTCCCGGAACCTCACACTGGAATCCCCCAGGGACAGCCTGGCCTGGGAAGCCACAGACAGACATACCTGTTACCAGCTCTGTGGAAACCCTTACAAACTCACCCTTTCTGAAACGGTCGGAGGATATGGGTTTTCCTTCTGAGTTCCCTCCGTCAGTCACAGCATCTACACTGTTTCAACCAGAAGAAGCAGTTGTCTCAACCCCTCTCTTGAGCACAAAAGTAGAGCCATCTTCAACTGAGGCAGAAACCACCACCGGTGCTCATGATCATCGTGAAACCACTCCAGCTGCAATCACACTTTGGAATCCTGCCTCGACTCCTGCCCCAGCGGAGGGGACTGCATTCCCATTCCTGGCCACCACTCTTGAGTCCTTGGCACAGACCCTCACGGAGCCCACCTCTCTTTCTTCAAGGACACCACCGTTAACAGATTCCAAGGAAAACGTTTTCTTGAATTACGTGGGGAGCCCAGAAACCAAAGCAGCCCCGGTGAATAACGGGGGAACTCAGCATGTATTGAGGCCACATGATTTATCCACTCCTTCTTCCAACCAGAATAAATTTAACTTAACTCCAAAGCAAGAGTTGGGAAAGGAAGCATTTGATGGAAAGACCCAAAACAGTCTTCCACGTGGCCCCGACGGTAAGGCTGGGAGAGTCCAGCTTTTCCACCAGCCAGCCAGAGTTCCTTCCAAACCAATCCCACCGAGGGGAACGGTGAGGCCACCACATGTGGCCACAGAAGGCTCCTTTAGGTACTTTGTAACTCTCCAGCCCCCTCGTCACTTGACCAACAAACCAGAAATAACGGCGTACCCTTCAAGGGCTTTGCCAGAAAATGAGCACTTTACGACTCCGAGATTACCAAGTACGACAAGTCCCATGGTTTCAGCGCAGAAGCCCAAACCTCGCCTTCCTAGTAAGTTCACTGACCAAGGAATGGACCGGTTCAGTGCCAACCCCAAAGTGTTTGGGAATAACAACATCCCGGATCTAAGAGAACCTGGTGGCAAGCTTCCAAGCTCAAGCGTACCCCATTATCCCAATGGAagattccctttctttttcaacaggactctctctttcccacagTTGGGAGTTACTCTCAAGCCCCAGACGCCTACATCCCCTGCCCCCGGCGtaagagagaaaaaagtcaaCCCAGGTCCCTACAATAGGATACATTCCCAGAGCATCATCCACATGGACTTTGGTCCCCCCGCACCTCCATTATTGCACCCTCCCCGGGCCACGGGGCCGCCCTCAACAAACGCACAGAACATCCCTGTGGTCTACTCCACCCGGAGCTCTGTCCCCAACGTGGTATCTTCTGGCcagccttccagaagcttccatcAGACCAGCTCCAAGCTGTTCTCTGCTGGAGGACCACCCGCATCCAAATTCTGGACACATGGGGAAAAGCCCCAAATTATCACCAAGTCCCCTCAGACTGTGTCTGTCACCGCGGAGACAGATGCTATGTTCCCATGTGAGGCAACGGGGAAACCCACACCTTTCATTACCTGGACAAAGGTTTCCACAG gtgccctgatgacCCCCAACACCAGGCTCCAGCGTTTCGAGGTCTTGCAGAACGGCACCTTTGTCATCCGGAAGGTACAGGTGCAGGACCGTGGCCGGTACATGTGCACGGCCAAGAACCTACACGGCGCGGACAGGATGGTGGTCCTGCTGTCTGTCACCGTGCAGCAGCCCCAAATCCTAGCCTCCCACTACCAGGACGTCACCGTGTACCTGGGAGACACCATTGCCATGGAGTGTCTGGCCAAGGGCACCCCGGCGCCCCAAATCTCCTGGATTTTCCCGGACAGGAGGGTGTGGCAGACCGTGTCCCCCGTGGAGGGCAGGGTCACGCTGCACGAAAACAGGACGCTGTCCATCAAAGACGCCTCTTTCTCGGACAGAGGCGTCTACCAGTGCGTGGCCAGCAATGCGGCGGGTGCGGACAGCCTGGCCGTCCGGCTGCACGTGGCGGCCCTGCCACCCGTCATCCACCAGGAGAAGCTGGAGAACATCTCGCTGCCCCCGGGGCTCAGCATCCACATCCACTGCACGGCCAAGGCCGCGCCCCTGCCCAGCGTGCGCTGGGTGCTGTGGGACGGGACCCAGATCCGGCCGTCGCAGTTCATCAACGGGAACCTGTTCGTCTTCCCCAACGGCACGCTCTACATCCGCAACCTGGCGCCCGAGGACACTGGCCGCTACGAGTGCGTGGCCGCCAACGTGGTGGGCTCTGCGCGCAGGCTCGTGCAGCTGACGGTGCAGCGCGCGGCGGCCAACGCGCGCATCACCGGGACTTCCCCGCGGAGCACCGACGTGCGCTACGGCGCGACCCTGCGCCTGGACTGCAGCGCGTCCGGGGACCCCTGGCCTCGCATCCTCTGGCGCCTGCCGTCCAAGCGCACGATGCACTCGCTGTTCAG CTTTGACACCAGAATCAAGGTGTTTGCCAACGGGACCCTGGTGGTGAAGTCTGTCACGGACAAGGATGCGGGGGATTACCTGTGTGTTGCCCGGAATAAGGTTGGCGACGACTTTGTCGTGCTCAAGGTGAATGTGGTCATGAGACCAGCCAAGATCGAGCACAAGGAGGAGAATGACCACAAGGTCTTCTACGGGGGTGACCTGAAAGTGGACTGTGTGGCTACCGGGCTTCCCAACCCCGAGATCTCCTGGAGCCTCCCAGATGGCAGCCTGGTCAACTCCTTCATGCAGTCTGACGACGGCGGTGGCCGCACCAAGCGCTACGTGGTTTTCAACAACGGGACCCTCTACTTTAACGAAGTCGGCATGCGGGAGGAAGGGGATTACACCTGCTTTGCCGAAAACCAGGTTGGGAAGGATGAGATGACGGTGCGAGTGAAGGTGGTGACCGAGCCCGCCGCCATCCGGAACAAGACGTACACCGTGGTTCAGGTGCCCTATGGTGACGTGGTCACCGTGGCATGCGAGGCCAAAGGGGAGCCCACGCCCAGGGTGACGTGGCTCTCTCCAGCCAACAGGCTGATCCCCGCCTCCTCCGATAAGTACCACATATACCAGGATGGCACTCTTCTCATCCAGAAAGCCCAGCGCTCAGACAGCGGCAATTATACCTGCGTGGTCAGGAACAGCGCCGGGGAGGACCGGAAAACGGTCTGGATCCACGTCAACGTCCGGTCACCCACCATCAACGGGAACCCCAACGCCATCACCACGGTGCGGGAGATCGCGGCCGGGGGGAGTCGCAAACTCATTGACTGCCAGGCGGAAGGCATCCCCACTCCGAGGGTCTTGTGGGCCTTTCCCGAGGGCGTGGTTCTGCCGGCCCCTTACTATGGGAACCGGATCACCATCCATCGCAACGGCACGCTGGACATCAGGAGTCTCAGGAAGAGCGACTCCGTGCAGCTGGCGTGCATCGGCCGCAACGAGGGAGGGGAAGCCAGGTTGATTGTCCAGCTCACGGTCTTGGACCCCGTGGAGAAGCCCGTCTTCCACGACCCGGTCAGCGAGAAGATCACAGCCATGGCTGGCCACACCATCAGTCTCAACTGCTCGGCCGCAGGGACCCCGACGCCCACCCTGCTGTGGGTCCTTCCCAATGGGACAGAGCTCCCGAGCGGCCAACAGCTGCACAGATTCTACCATAAGGGTGATGGCATGTTGCACATCAGTGGCCTCTCCTCCGTGGATGCGGGGGCCTACCGCTGCGTGGCCCGCAACTCGGCCGGCTACACGGAGAGGCTGGTCTCTCTGAAGGTGGGACTGAAACCCGAGGTCAGCAACCAGTACCACAATCTGGTGAGCATCATCAACGGGGAGACCTTGCAGCTGCACTGCACCCCTCCAGGGGGCCGGTCAGCTCGCCTCTCTTGGACGCTCCCCAACACCATGCTGTTGGAGGGCCCCCAAACACGGGGGCGCTTTTCCCTCTGGGAAAATGGCACCCTCACGGTGCGCGACGCCTCCGTCTTCGACAGGGGAACCTACGTGTGCAAGGTGGATACGGAGTATGGCCCCTCTGTCATGAACTTTCCAGTTATTGTGATCGCTTACCCGCCCCGCATCACCAGTGAGCCAACCCCCGTCATCTACACGCGGCCCGGGAACACCATCAAGATAAACTGTATGGCCATGGGGATTCCCAAGGCCGAGATCACCTGGGACCTGCCGGACAAGTCGCACCTGACCGCCGGGGCGCAGGCCCGTCTCTATGGGAACAGATTCCTTCACCCCCAGGGCTCATTGACCATCCAGCAGGCCACACACAGAGACGCGGGTTTCTACAAGTGCACTGCAAAAAACATCCTAGGCACTGACTCGAAAACTACTTATATCCACGTCTACTGA